From Echinicola soli, a single genomic window includes:
- the uvrA gene encoding excinuclease ABC subunit UvrA, with amino-acid sequence MSKTVAAVEEKIEIYGAREHNLKNIDISIPRNQLVVITGLSGSGKSSLAFDTIYAEGQRRYMESFSAYARTFLGGMERPDVDKINGLSPVISIEQKTTSKNPRSTVGTVTEIYDFMRLLYARSGEAYSYLSGKKMIRQTEDQIIDQLLEHFAGKKLYILAPVVKGRKGHYRELFEQIRKMGFSKVRVDGVVMEMIPKMQVDRYKIHDIEIVVDRIIAEEDDRYRITQSLKTALQHGKGIIMLRDEEGSIHHFSKYLMDPTTGLSYDEPAPNTFSFNSPYGACPTCNGLGVIEEITKESIIPDPNLSISRGGIVPIGEYRDIWIFKKIEAILKRHKASLSTPIKDLKEEVLDVLLYGDKTTVEVDSVKYPGTKWSTTFEGIVNFLLKQQEGGSEKIQKWVSDFTTTRGCPDCEGYRLKKEALHFLIAGKHIGELAMMDIQQLGNWFGQIDDKLTEKQKIIGEEVLKEIRKRIGFLLDIGLDYLSLNRPLRTLSGGEAQRIRLATQIGTQLVGVLYILDEPSIGLHQRDNVKLIKALQDLRDLGNSVLVVEHDKDMMLDADYVVDIGPGAGRHGGHIVAKGTPKEILQQNSLTANYLNGKEEIAVPTARRKGSGNYLKLLQASGHNLKNVDLELPLGSMICVTGVSGSGKSSLIHETLFPLLNRHFYRSRRTPLSYGSIEGLEHLDKVIEVDQSPIGRTPRSNPATYTGVFTDIRALFTELPEAKIRGYKPGRFSFNVKGGRCEDCEGAGMKLIEMDFLPDVHIPCETCKGKRYNRETLEVRFKGKSISDVLDMTVEQAVEFFEKQPKILRKIQTLNDVGLGYITLGQHATTLSGGEAQRVKLATELSKKDTGKTFYILDEPTTGLHFKDIEHLLEVLNRLVDKGNTVLIIEHNMDVIKVADHIIDLGPEGGNKGGQILAQGIPEAVAKHPSSYTAKFLRMELSPSKS; translated from the coding sequence ATGTCAAAAACAGTAGCAGCAGTAGAAGAAAAAATAGAGATTTACGGTGCTCGTGAGCACAATCTCAAAAACATAGATATATCCATTCCCCGGAATCAGCTAGTGGTCATCACTGGCCTCAGTGGAAGTGGTAAAAGTTCGTTGGCATTTGACACCATCTATGCCGAAGGGCAGCGTCGTTATATGGAGAGCTTTTCCGCCTATGCCAGGACATTTCTTGGTGGTATGGAGCGTCCTGACGTGGATAAGATCAATGGGCTTTCACCGGTGATCTCTATTGAGCAAAAGACCACCAGCAAAAATCCCCGCTCCACGGTAGGCACCGTTACGGAGATTTATGACTTTATGCGTTTGCTGTATGCCCGGTCAGGGGAAGCTTATAGTTATCTTTCTGGCAAAAAAATGATCCGCCAGACGGAGGATCAGATCATCGACCAGCTGTTAGAGCACTTTGCCGGTAAAAAGCTTTATATCCTTGCACCCGTGGTAAAAGGCCGTAAAGGACATTATCGGGAGCTTTTTGAGCAGATCAGAAAGATGGGATTTTCAAAAGTCCGCGTGGATGGCGTGGTCATGGAAATGATACCCAAGATGCAGGTGGACCGCTACAAAATCCACGACATCGAAATCGTCGTGGACAGGATTATTGCCGAAGAGGACGACCGCTACCGCATCACCCAATCCCTAAAGACTGCCCTACAGCACGGAAAGGGCATCATTATGCTGCGGGATGAGGAAGGTAGTATCCATCACTTTTCCAAGTACCTGATGGATCCTACCACTGGACTTTCTTACGATGAGCCAGCACCGAATACTTTTTCTTTTAACAGTCCTTATGGAGCCTGTCCCACTTGTAACGGGTTAGGTGTCATTGAAGAGATTACAAAGGAAAGTATCATTCCAGATCCCAATTTGAGTATTTCTCGGGGAGGAATAGTGCCGATCGGTGAATACCGGGATATCTGGATTTTCAAGAAAATAGAAGCGATTCTCAAGCGTCATAAGGCCAGTCTGTCCACTCCTATCAAGGACTTAAAAGAAGAGGTCCTGGATGTCTTGCTTTATGGTGACAAGACAACCGTGGAAGTGGATTCTGTCAAGTATCCAGGTACCAAGTGGAGCACTACTTTCGAAGGTATCGTAAACTTTCTCCTAAAACAGCAGGAAGGAGGATCAGAGAAAATTCAAAAATGGGTAAGTGACTTTACCACTACCAGGGGATGTCCAGACTGTGAGGGATACCGGCTGAAAAAAGAGGCACTTCACTTTCTGATTGCCGGCAAGCACATAGGAGAGCTCGCCATGATGGATATCCAGCAGCTTGGCAACTGGTTTGGCCAAATCGACGATAAGCTTACCGAAAAGCAAAAGATCATTGGCGAAGAAGTCCTGAAAGAAATCCGGAAGCGGATTGGCTTCCTTTTGGACATTGGGCTGGATTACCTTTCGCTGAACAGGCCACTCCGGACACTTTCCGGAGGTGAAGCCCAGCGGATCCGGTTGGCCACGCAGATCGGTACCCAGCTGGTAGGGGTATTGTATATTTTGGATGAACCGAGTATCGGCCTTCACCAACGCGATAACGTAAAGCTGATCAAAGCCCTTCAGGACCTCCGCGACCTGGGCAATTCCGTATTGGTGGTGGAGCACGATAAGGACATGATGCTGGACGCGGACTATGTGGTGGACATAGGCCCGGGCGCAGGTAGGCACGGCGGCCATATCGTCGCCAAAGGCACACCCAAGGAAATCCTCCAGCAGAATAGCCTTACAGCAAATTACTTAAATGGAAAAGAAGAGATTGCTGTTCCTACAGCGAGAAGGAAAGGAAGTGGCAATTACCTGAAGTTACTTCAAGCCAGTGGGCATAACCTGAAAAATGTAGACCTGGAGCTGCCATTGGGAAGTATGATCTGTGTGACCGGTGTATCAGGAAGTGGTAAGAGTTCCTTGATCCACGAGACCTTGTTCCCGCTGCTTAACCGGCATTTTTACCGTTCCAGGAGGACGCCTTTGTCATATGGCAGCATAGAAGGGTTGGAGCATCTCGATAAGGTGATTGAAGTAGACCAGTCACCCATTGGCAGGACACCACGATCAAATCCTGCCACTTACACCGGTGTATTTACCGATATTCGAGCACTGTTTACAGAGTTGCCGGAAGCAAAAATCCGTGGCTACAAGCCTGGCAGGTTTAGCTTCAATGTCAAGGGCGGTAGATGTGAAGACTGTGAAGGAGCAGGGATGAAGCTTATTGAAATGGACTTTCTTCCGGATGTGCATATCCCCTGTGAGACCTGCAAGGGCAAACGCTATAACAGGGAAACCCTGGAAGTCAGGTTTAAGGGCAAATCCATTTCTGATGTCCTGGACATGACAGTGGAGCAAGCGGTGGAGTTTTTCGAAAAACAGCCTAAAATACTCAGAAAAATCCAAACGTTAAACGATGTCGGTCTTGGTTATATTACCCTCGGACAGCATGCTACCACCCTTTCCGGAGGCGAGGCCCAGCGGGTGAAGCTGGCCACTGAGCTTTCCAAGAAAGATACAGGAAAGACCTTTTACATCCTTGATGAACCTACTACAGGTTTGCACTTCAAAGATATCGAGCACCTGCTGGAAGTCTTAAACAGGCTGGTGGACAAAGGCAACACCGTGCTGATCATCGAACATAACATGGATGTTATCAAAGTGGCCGATCATATCATCGACCTGGGCCCAGAAGGCGGGAACAAAGGTGGGCAGATCCTTGCCCAAGGAATACCTGAAGCTGTCGCCAAACATCCGTCAAGCTACACGGCGAAGTTCCTGCGGATGGAGTTATCGCCGAGCAAATCATAG
- a CDS encoding DUF748 domain-containing protein produces MKNKKWLIFLGIVVLVIVFVLEGVPFLVNLYLNKNADRIVSDLITRTNDFSGHQVKFGNIKLDYDYRGTYLELDSVAIFPAEDVAESNVKINLLAERILLSGFLWKSLWLNNSIVLDSAELRHVRISSRSPSLDSLELKDKQQRQPTSGKDYKSIQVAHIDISDFSIENRDVVTDSARLELEDLNVVATNFNLTKKDLEEPDALFSVEEINGRIAQSFIHFNNYRNVLHAEEIQFDKGKKSLEVQHVQLDNKLDKYAYTRSFTKETDWIELVEGKVKLVNMNYDAYFRKNLIESEKLMISDMVINVFRDKRKPDDTRKRPKMINEIISSIPKDLHVDLIQLENGYVSYEERPDNEGPKAGTIFFDQINAKIMNITNVPEMLEMHNELTLEATARIMGKGNVDLNVTYFLQDSTGKFTMDGSIRDMELTAINPMLRPATQVEARSGEIDELTFDITADDIDGSGELIMKYHDLAIDIRGKTYGDGQNIFQKIGSFLTNKLVIRSENPGPKGELKKGVVYFKRDQSKFIFNYWWKLTLSGMRSTLTGEDEEALRKRSQKQD; encoded by the coding sequence ATGAAAAATAAAAAGTGGCTAATTTTTTTGGGAATAGTGGTGCTCGTCATTGTTTTTGTATTGGAGGGGGTGCCTTTTTTGGTAAACCTGTACCTGAACAAGAATGCTGACAGGATAGTCAGTGACCTGATCACCCGGACCAATGATTTTAGCGGTCATCAAGTGAAGTTCGGAAATATCAAGTTGGATTACGATTACAGAGGTACCTATTTGGAGCTGGATTCGGTAGCCATCTTTCCTGCAGAAGATGTCGCTGAAAGCAATGTAAAGATCAATCTGCTCGCCGAAAGGATATTGCTTTCGGGATTTTTATGGAAGAGTCTATGGCTAAACAACTCGATCGTTCTCGATTCTGCAGAGCTCAGACATGTCCGCATCAGCTCCCGATCGCCTTCACTGGATTCGCTGGAGCTTAAAGATAAACAACAGCGCCAACCAACGTCTGGCAAAGATTATAAATCCATCCAAGTGGCCCATATTGACATCAGTGACTTTTCGATCGAAAACAGGGATGTAGTAACCGATTCTGCCCGGCTTGAGCTAGAGGACCTTAATGTGGTCGCTACGAATTTTAACCTTACCAAAAAGGACCTTGAGGAACCTGACGCCTTGTTTTCTGTGGAGGAAATTAATGGAAGGATCGCGCAATCATTTATCCATTTTAATAATTACCGCAATGTCCTCCATGCGGAGGAAATCCAGTTTGACAAAGGAAAAAAATCCCTGGAAGTACAGCATGTCCAGCTGGACAACAAGCTGGATAAGTATGCCTATACAAGGAGTTTTACGAAGGAAACCGATTGGATAGAATTGGTGGAGGGAAAGGTCAAGCTGGTCAATATGAACTATGATGCCTACTTCCGCAAAAACCTGATTGAGTCCGAAAAATTAATGATCTCGGACATGGTGATCAATGTCTTCAGGGACAAAAGAAAGCCCGATGACACGCGGAAAAGGCCAAAAATGATCAACGAAATCATCAGTAGTATTCCCAAAGACCTTCATGTGGATTTGATCCAGTTGGAGAACGGATATGTTTCTTATGAAGAGCGTCCCGATAATGAGGGCCCAAAGGCAGGCACCATATTTTTTGACCAGATCAACGCAAAAATCATGAACATCACCAATGTTCCAGAAATGCTCGAAATGCACAATGAGCTTACCTTGGAAGCTACTGCAAGGATAATGGGTAAAGGGAATGTCGATTTAAACGTTACCTATTTCCTACAAGACAGCACAGGGAAGTTTACCATGGATGGAAGTATTCGTGATATGGAACTTACGGCCATCAATCCCATGCTCAGGCCTGCGACCCAAGTGGAAGCCCGTAGTGGTGAGATTGATGAATTGACTTTTGATATCACGGCTGATGACATCGATGGATCCGGGGAGTTGATCATGAAATATCATGACCTGGCCATTGACATCCGTGGAAAAACCTATGGCGACGGGCAGAACATTTTCCAGAAGATCGGTTCATTCCTCACCAATAAGCTGGTGATACGCTCAGAAAATCCCGGTCCAAAAGGCGAGCTTAAAAAAGGAGTGGTCTATTTTAAGCGGGACCAAAGCAAATTTATTTTTAACTACTGGTGGAAGCTCACACTCAGTGGGATGCGATCCACGCTGACAGGTGAAGATGAAGAAGCCCTACGAAAAAGAAGCCAAAAGCAGGACTAA
- a CDS encoding Rieske (2Fe-2S) protein has translation MGKFTLGKSKDDVKGMLPEGKIKVTQLGAKKVCVVRSGESVYAFEQHCPHRGAMLKDGHINGQGEIICPLHAYRFDLKTGMLASGGSCGDLKVYKSALTEEGLEIYV, from the coding sequence ATGGGAAAATTCACATTGGGCAAATCCAAAGACGATGTAAAAGGCATGTTACCAGAAGGTAAGATCAAAGTGACGCAGCTAGGAGCCAAAAAGGTGTGCGTGGTACGCTCGGGAGAAAGTGTTTACGCCTTTGAGCAACACTGTCCCCATCGAGGAGCCATGCTGAAAGATGGCCATATTAATGGTCAGGGGGAGATCATTTGCCCGTTGCATGCTTACCGTTTTGATTTGAAGACGGGAATGTTGGCTTCAGGAGGCAGCTGTGGAGACTTGAAAGTTTACAAAAGTGCATTGACGGAAGAAGGCCTGGAAATTTATGTGTAG